The Thermosipho affectus genome segment CCTTGTCAAATTCTACTCCTATTATGTATATCTCTTTGCACTTTCCTTTATACTTTTCATGATATCTTTTTTCTTTTAGCTGCTCTAGTGCTCCCTTTTTCTCTTTCCCTTCTATTACTTTAAATTCAAATATATAACATTTTTCTTCAAACCTTACCGTTAAATCTATCCTTCCTTTATTTGTTACATCTTCTGCTTTTACCTCTATCCCTAGCGCTGCAAAGTATTCATAAAACACGCTTGCATAAAATCCTTCGTATTTCTCTATGTCATTTTTCCTGTACCAGTCACTTGGTATCGATGCAAAAAATCCGTAAAATATCTCTTTCATCTTCCCTATCTCTGCTTTCTTTATCGCTTTTATTAATCCTATCATGTTTCTGTCCTTTGATCTTAGATCTGTAAAGTAATTTAATATATGTCTGTTTATTGCGCTTTTTACTTCA includes the following:
- a CDS encoding PD-(D/E)XK nuclease domain-containing protein translates to FPFFIHFYVDFYKWYNGYNFLGEKVYNPFDVLLFLDKKIYRPYWFETGTPTFLIKLLMKERYYLPEIENLRAGEEIIESFEIETIQPEVLLFQTGYLTIKSVEREIGMNIYNLTYPNLEVKSAINRHILNYFTDLRSKDRNMIGLIKAIKKAEIGKMKEIFYGFFASIPSDWYRKNDIEKYEGFYASVFYEYFAALGIEVKAEDVTNKGRIDLTVRFEEKCYIFEFKVIEGKEKKGALEQLKEKRYHEKYKGKCKEIYIIGVEFDKEERNIAYFEWERV